A region from the Kribbella shirazensis genome encodes:
- a CDS encoding LysR family transcriptional regulator, translating to MFSLDQVSAFVAVAEELHFGRAAERLNMTQPPLSRQVQKLERAVGARLLERDNRKVELTEAGQAFLVEARRLLALVETAGDLARRVDQGAAGTLRLGFTATSAIRTLGPLLRRMSEELPDVDVILHERVTPAQLDGLLRGELDLGLGRPPFDSDVLASRIVFREPLCAVVPGNHRLGSLGRPLSASDFDGERVISYSPTQARYFHELTVRFLADAHPRIEQRVQQILTVILLVAAGRGVALVPASARNLGVEGVTYCELDGPGDLVELHAIWRRDANSPVLQRVLTMLSEHH from the coding sequence ATGTTCTCGCTGGATCAGGTGAGTGCGTTCGTCGCCGTCGCCGAGGAGCTGCACTTCGGGCGCGCCGCCGAGCGGCTGAACATGACCCAGCCGCCGTTGAGCCGCCAAGTGCAGAAACTCGAACGGGCAGTCGGCGCGCGCCTGCTGGAGCGCGACAACCGGAAGGTCGAGCTGACCGAGGCGGGACAGGCGTTCCTGGTCGAGGCGCGGCGCCTGCTGGCACTGGTCGAGACCGCGGGCGACCTCGCCCGCCGAGTGGATCAAGGAGCCGCCGGGACGCTGCGGCTCGGGTTCACCGCGACCTCCGCGATCCGCACCCTGGGTCCGTTGCTGCGGCGGATGTCCGAGGAACTGCCGGACGTCGACGTGATCCTGCACGAGCGGGTCACCCCCGCGCAGCTCGACGGTTTGCTGCGCGGCGAACTGGATCTCGGGCTCGGCCGGCCGCCGTTCGACTCCGACGTCCTCGCGTCCCGGATCGTGTTCCGCGAACCGCTGTGCGCTGTTGTCCCCGGCAACCATCGGCTCGGGTCACTCGGCCGGCCGCTGTCCGCCTCCGACTTCGACGGCGAGCGGGTGATCAGCTACTCACCGACCCAGGCCCGGTACTTCCACGAGCTGACGGTCCGGTTCCTCGCCGACGCGCATCCCCGGATCGAACAACGGGTGCAGCAGATCCTCACCGTGATCCTGCTGGTCGCGGCCGGCCGCGGGGTCGCGCTCGTACCCGCGTCGGCCCGCAACCTCGGCGTCGAGGGCGTGACGTACTGCGAGCTGGACGGCCCCGGCGACCTGGTCGAGCTGCATGCGATTTGGCGGCGGGACGCGAACAGCCCGGTGCTGCAGCGCGTGCTCACGATGCTCTCAGAGCATCATTAG
- a CDS encoding enolase C-terminal domain-like protein — MSKVARIELTPVAFADPPLLNVVGVHEPYALRTIVQVWTDDGLVGLGETYASDDHLLRLKAVADVLPGLDVFDLNGLRRRVRDVLISAGAQVGGMLNLQDPVDVVLSPYEVALLDLQGKLLDRPVVDLLGGAVRDEVPFSAYLFYKWGAHPGGEADAWGEALDPDGIVRQARKMIDEYGFTAIKLKGGVFPPGQEAEAVHALAKAFPEHMLRIDPNCAWTVETSVRVARELTGVLEYLEDPTPGIDAMAAVARQTELPLATNMCVIAFAHLKPAVLADAVQVVLSDHHYWGGLRRSQLLAGICDTFGTGLSMHSNSHLGISLAAMTHLAAATPNLTYACDTHYPWKTEDVVKPGVLAFESGSVRVPRGPGLGVELDVDALGALHEQYLACGIRKRDDTTYMRTIDPGFSPNTARW; from the coding sequence GTGAGCAAGGTTGCGCGCATCGAACTGACCCCGGTTGCGTTCGCGGATCCGCCGTTGCTGAACGTCGTGGGCGTGCACGAACCGTATGCGCTCCGGACGATCGTCCAGGTGTGGACCGACGACGGGCTGGTCGGCCTCGGTGAAACCTATGCATCGGACGACCATCTCCTGCGTCTGAAGGCGGTCGCGGACGTCCTGCCTGGACTCGACGTGTTCGACCTCAACGGGCTGCGACGGCGCGTGCGCGACGTACTGATCTCAGCCGGCGCGCAGGTCGGCGGAATGCTCAACCTGCAGGATCCGGTAGACGTGGTGCTGTCGCCGTACGAGGTGGCGCTGCTCGACCTTCAGGGCAAGCTGCTGGACCGTCCCGTTGTGGATCTGCTCGGCGGGGCGGTGCGGGACGAGGTTCCGTTCAGCGCGTACCTGTTCTACAAGTGGGGTGCGCATCCAGGTGGCGAGGCCGACGCGTGGGGTGAGGCGCTCGACCCGGACGGGATCGTGCGGCAGGCCCGGAAGATGATCGACGAGTACGGCTTCACGGCGATCAAGCTGAAGGGTGGCGTGTTCCCGCCGGGGCAGGAGGCAGAGGCTGTCCACGCATTGGCCAAGGCGTTCCCGGAGCACATGCTGCGGATCGATCCGAACTGCGCGTGGACTGTGGAGACCTCGGTACGGGTCGCTCGGGAGCTGACCGGCGTACTCGAGTATCTGGAGGATCCGACGCCGGGTATCGACGCGATGGCGGCCGTGGCGCGGCAGACCGAGCTTCCGCTGGCGACGAACATGTGTGTGATCGCGTTCGCGCATCTCAAGCCGGCGGTGCTCGCGGACGCGGTCCAGGTGGTGCTGTCGGACCATCACTACTGGGGCGGGCTGCGGCGGTCGCAGTTGCTCGCGGGGATCTGCGACACGTTCGGGACGGGGTTGTCGATGCACTCCAATTCGCACCTCGGGATCAGTCTGGCCGCGATGACGCATCTCGCTGCGGCGACGCCCAACCTCACGTACGCCTGCGACACGCATTACCCGTGGAAGACGGAGGACGTCGTCAAACCCGGCGTACTGGCGTTCGAGTCCGGGAGTGTGCGGGTGCCTCGCGGTCCCGGGCTCGGGGTCGAGTTGGACGTCGACGCGTTGGGGGCGTTGCACGAGCAGTACCTGGCGTGCGGGATCCGGAAGCGCGACGACACGACGTACATGCGGACGATCGATCCGGGGTTCAGCCCGAACACGGCGCGCTGGTAG
- the kdgD gene encoding 5-dehydro-4-deoxyglucarate dehydratase, producing the protein MTHFSPAELAAQLKTGLLSFPVTAFHADLSFHEASYREHLSWLSQYDVAGLFAAGGTGEGFSLTPTEIDTVVRTAVSEVNGRVPVIAPATGGTASAVEGAHAAEAAGADGILLFPPYLTEAGQRGLIEHVSTVCRSTTLGVTVYSRANAILTDVTVAELADRNPNFVCLKDGVGNVEQMTRTYARVGERLTYVGGLPTAETFALPLLQLGYSTYSSAIFNFVPEFALGFYADVIAQDRSAVYRKLNEFVLPYLDIRDRTKGYAVSIVKAGVNAIGRNAGPVRPPLQDLTEDEVRQLTALIGKVK; encoded by the coding sequence GTGACCCACTTCTCCCCCGCAGAACTCGCCGCGCAACTCAAGACCGGGCTGCTCTCGTTCCCCGTCACGGCCTTCCACGCGGACCTCAGCTTCCACGAGGCGTCGTACCGCGAGCACCTGTCCTGGCTGAGCCAGTACGACGTCGCGGGCCTGTTCGCCGCGGGCGGCACCGGCGAGGGGTTCTCGTTGACGCCGACGGAGATCGACACCGTCGTACGGACGGCTGTGTCGGAGGTGAACGGCCGGGTCCCGGTGATCGCGCCGGCGACCGGCGGGACCGCGTCGGCCGTGGAGGGAGCGCACGCCGCCGAGGCTGCGGGCGCGGACGGGATCCTGTTGTTTCCGCCGTACCTGACAGAAGCCGGTCAGCGTGGTCTGATCGAGCATGTGTCGACGGTGTGCCGCAGTACGACCCTCGGGGTGACCGTGTACAGCCGGGCGAACGCGATCCTCACCGACGTGACGGTCGCGGAGCTGGCGGACCGGAACCCGAACTTCGTCTGTCTCAAGGACGGTGTGGGGAACGTCGAGCAGATGACTCGGACGTACGCGCGGGTCGGCGAGCGGCTCACGTACGTCGGCGGGCTGCCGACCGCGGAGACGTTCGCGCTGCCGCTGCTGCAGCTCGGGTACAGCACGTACTCGTCGGCGATCTTCAACTTCGTGCCGGAGTTCGCGCTCGGGTTCTACGCGGACGTGATCGCGCAGGATCGTTCCGCTGTCTATCGGAAGCTGAACGAGTTCGTGCTGCCGTATCTGGACATCCGGGACCGGACCAAGGGGTACGCCGTGTCGATCGTGAAGGCCGGCGTCAACGCGATCGGCCGCAACGCCGGGCCGGTGCGCCCGCCGCTGCAGGACCTGACGGAGGACGAGGTGCGGCAGCTCACCGCGTTGATCGGCAAGGTCAAGTGA